Proteins from a single region of Geminicoccaceae bacterium:
- the nagB gene encoding glucosamine-6-phosphate deaminase, giving the protein MKVLIFPTRAEAETCMAAELLRTVSGQPDAVLGLATGGTMDRVYERLVSMALAQKTDFSRVRSFNLDEYWGIDADHPASYAHYMRTRLFAPLHMDAQLTCLPNGKAADPDEEARRYEASIAAAGGIDLQILGIGRNGHIGFNEPTSSLGSRTRIKTLTASTREANRCYFAEDETVPAFALTMGIGTILEARYCMLLATGTGKAQAVAAAVEGPLSAACPASVLQLHPRATILLDPDAASTLQLRDYYELVHPAGSEAIVPLPLASH; this is encoded by the coding sequence ATGAAAGTGCTGATCTTCCCGACCAGAGCCGAGGCTGAAACCTGCATGGCTGCCGAACTGCTTCGAACTGTCAGCGGACAACCGGATGCCGTTCTGGGCCTTGCGACGGGCGGCACCATGGATCGGGTCTACGAACGACTGGTGTCGATGGCTCTGGCGCAAAAGACCGATTTCAGCCGGGTACGCAGCTTCAATCTCGACGAATACTGGGGTATCGATGCCGATCATCCGGCGTCTTATGCCCACTACATGCGCACCCGCCTGTTCGCGCCCCTGCACATGGACGCGCAACTGACTTGTCTGCCGAACGGCAAGGCAGCCGACCCCGACGAGGAAGCACGCCGCTATGAAGCCTCCATTGCCGCTGCGGGAGGGATCGATCTGCAGATCCTCGGCATTGGCCGGAATGGACATATCGGTTTCAACGAGCCTACCTCCAGCCTCGGTTCGCGCACCCGGATCAAGACGCTGACTGCAAGTACCCGCGAGGCCAACAGATGCTATTTCGCAGAGGACGAAACCGTCCCCGCTTTTGCGCTGACCATGGGAATCGGCACGATCCTGGAAGCACGGTACTGCATGTTGCTGGCCACCGGTACCGGCAAGGCCCAGGCGGTAGCCGCCGCCGTCGAGGGGCCGCTGTCGGCGGCCTGCCCCGCCTCGGTGCTTCAGCTTCACCCACGTGCCACCATACTGCTTGACCCCGATGCCGCCTCGACGCTCCAATTGCGCGACTACTACGAACTCGTCCATCCTGCCGGCAGCGAAGCCATCGTGCCGTTGCCGCTGGCCAGTC
- a CDS encoding GntR family transcriptional regulator, whose product MVSERSTNGFQRTDTTGPGADGELFRDALTRHRDQGPLYRQLTQSIADLIASGSLSAGSSLPSERDLARATGISRVTVRKAIQSLVHAGQLVQKQGSGTYVASNPSRFEQPLRHLTSFTEDMSRRGMICHSRWLSRGLHAPSNDELMMLGLSISDQVARLSRIRYADKLPIAIERSSLPGSVLPDPEAVDQSLYRLLDSRGTRPTRAIQRISAINATPRDAELLEILVGDAVLKVERISYLASGQTVELTRSLYRGDAYDFVSELK is encoded by the coding sequence ATGGTATCAGAAAGGTCTACTAATGGTTTCCAGCGAACAGACACCACCGGCCCGGGAGCCGATGGTGAACTCTTTCGCGACGCACTGACCCGCCACCGCGACCAGGGCCCGCTCTATCGTCAGCTGACCCAAAGCATCGCGGATCTGATAGCCTCCGGCTCCCTGTCGGCCGGATCCAGCCTGCCTTCGGAACGCGATCTCGCTCGCGCGACCGGTATCAGCCGGGTCACGGTCCGCAAGGCCATCCAGTCGCTCGTTCATGCCGGCCAGCTCGTGCAGAAGCAGGGATCCGGCACCTATGTCGCGTCCAACCCGTCGAGGTTCGAACAACCCTTGCGACACTTGACATCCTTCACCGAGGACATGTCGCGGCGCGGGATGATCTGCCATTCGAGATGGTTGTCACGCGGTCTGCATGCACCATCCAATGATGAGCTCATGATGCTGGGATTGTCCATTTCCGATCAGGTCGCGAGGTTGAGCCGTATCCGTTATGCGGACAAGCTGCCGATTGCCATCGAGCGGTCCAGCCTGCCGGGCTCGGTCCTTCCCGATCCGGAAGCGGTCGACCAGTCGCTGTACAGGCTGCTGGATTCGCGTGGTACGCGGCCGACACGGGCTATCCAGCGGATATCGGCGATCAACGCCACGCCGCGCGATGCCGAGCTGCTCGAAATCCTCGTCGGCGACGCCGTGCTCAAGGTCGAACGCATCTCCTATCTCGCGTCGGGGCAGACCGTCGAACTCACCCGGTCGCTCTATCGCGGCGACGCCTACGATTTTGTCAGCGAGCTGAAATGA
- the ugpC gene encoding sn-glycerol-3-phosphate ABC transporter ATP-binding protein UgpC, with translation MARLSLRGIRKDFRDVQVLRGIDLEIADRELVVFVGPSGCGKSTLLRLIAGLDEITAGELAVDDKPMTRVAPSKRGMAMVFQSYALYPHMDVYENMAFGVRLQGLSTAEIEARIADAARMLKLEPLLRRKPRELSGGQRQRVAIGRALVRKPDVFLLDEPLSNLDAALRSEVRLEIAKLHEEIGGTMIYVTHDQVEAMTLADRIVVMNGGIIEQVGTPRELFEQPVNTFVATFIGSPRMTLVEAERDGERFGVGGSGSIFIPNAPESGRKVTLGIRPDGFRLVGDGEGYTADFIYSEYLGNDAYMYARLGEGTLVSVRIDPDVEIRPDQKRVHLAPRLDTMHFFSSEDGRRL, from the coding sequence ATGGCGCGACTGTCGCTGCGCGGAATTCGCAAGGATTTCAGGGACGTACAGGTCCTGCGCGGAATTGATCTCGAAATCGCCGATCGCGAGCTTGTCGTGTTTGTAGGGCCGTCCGGTTGCGGCAAGTCCACCTTGCTGCGCCTCATCGCCGGACTGGACGAAATCACCGCTGGCGAGCTTGCCGTCGATGACAAGCCCATGACGCGGGTGGCCCCGTCCAAGCGCGGCATGGCCATGGTATTCCAGTCCTACGCGCTTTATCCGCACATGGATGTCTACGAGAACATGGCCTTCGGCGTGCGGTTGCAGGGGCTGTCGACAGCCGAGATCGAGGCGCGCATCGCCGATGCGGCGCGCATGCTCAAGCTCGAACCGCTGCTGCGCCGCAAGCCCCGGGAGTTGTCGGGCGGCCAGCGGCAACGCGTGGCGATCGGGCGGGCCCTCGTTCGCAAGCCCGACGTTTTCCTGCTCGACGAACCCCTGAGCAATCTCGATGCGGCCCTTCGCTCGGAAGTCCGGCTGGAAATCGCCAAGTTGCACGAGGAAATCGGCGGCACGATGATCTATGTCACCCATGATCAGGTCGAGGCCATGACGTTGGCTGACCGCATCGTGGTGATGAATGGCGGGATCATTGAACAGGTCGGCACACCGCGCGAACTGTTCGAGCAGCCGGTCAACACCTTCGTCGCGACCTTCATCGGCTCGCCACGCATGACGCTGGTCGAGGCCGAGCGTGATGGGGAACGTTTCGGCGTCGGGGGCAGTGGCTCGATCTTCATACCGAACGCGCCGGAGAGCGGCCGCAAGGTCACGCTCGGCATCCGTCCCGACGGTTTCAGGCTGGTCGGTGACGGTGAAGGCTACACCGCCGATTTCATCTACTCGGAATATCTAGGCAACGATGCTTATATGTATGCTCGGTTGGGCGAGGGTACGCTGGTTTCGGTGCGCATCGATCCTGATGTCGAGATTCGTCCCGATCAGAAACGGGTCCATCTGGCGCCGAGGCTGGACACGATGCATTTCTTCAGCAGCGAAGACGGTCGACGCCTTTGA
- a CDS encoding extracellular solute-binding protein → MSKIVRSAALGLMAAAVALPAMAQEISFWSWRQEDKPVYEELIADFEAANPGIHVQFQGYEASNYATILSTALSADQGPDAMMVRAYGAFETVAGAGYLMPLSEREVPGLANMPQAAVNAETLRSDGKVYGVPFASQTMLMIYNKAIYDQLGLGVPQTWDELLANAKAIQDAGIFAFGNGTATAWQNETIVSALTSSIIGRGFFEDIQNDKTTFEDPRFIGGLEALKQVSTFFPTGFTGLDYASSQQLFASGMAAMFAGGSFELANFKSQNPDLDLGIFAAPGRNADDERLVGIFYDGGYAGNAKTAHPDAVRKFLAYLATPEFGQKFANELGNISPIKGVTFDNPLLQQVAQLNEHSVPYVMLTNFRYKEPSGSVLLQAEVQRMLAGESDPAQVGKAVTEGIALYHEPFRK, encoded by the coding sequence ATGTCGAAGATCGTCAGATCAGCCGCGCTCGGCCTTATGGCGGCGGCCGTGGCTTTGCCGGCAATGGCCCAGGAGATCAGCTTCTGGAGCTGGCGGCAGGAGGACAAGCCGGTCTACGAAGAGCTCATCGCTGATTTCGAGGCGGCCAATCCCGGTATCCATGTCCAGTTCCAGGGATATGAGGCGTCCAACTACGCAACCATCCTCTCCACCGCATTGTCGGCGGATCAGGGGCCGGATGCCATGATGGTGCGTGCCTATGGTGCTTTCGAGACCGTGGCGGGGGCGGGCTATCTCATGCCGCTCTCGGAGCGGGAGGTGCCGGGCCTGGCCAACATGCCGCAAGCAGCCGTCAATGCCGAAACCCTGCGTTCCGACGGCAAGGTCTATGGTGTGCCTTTCGCGTCGCAGACCATGCTGATGATCTATAACAAGGCGATCTACGACCAACTCGGATTGGGCGTGCCGCAGACTTGGGATGAACTGCTGGCGAATGCCAAGGCCATCCAGGATGCGGGCATTTTCGCATTCGGCAATGGCACGGCGACGGCCTGGCAGAACGAAACCATCGTTTCGGCCCTGACGTCGTCGATCATCGGTCGCGGTTTCTTCGAGGACATCCAGAACGACAAGACCACCTTCGAGGATCCCCGATTCATCGGCGGTCTTGAGGCCCTGAAGCAGGTCAGTACCTTTTTCCCCACCGGCTTCACCGGGCTCGATTACGCCTCCTCGCAGCAATTGTTTGCTTCGGGCATGGCGGCGATGTTCGCCGGCGGTTCGTTCGAACTGGCGAATTTCAAGAGTCAGAACCCTGATCTCGATCTGGGAATCTTTGCGGCACCTGGGCGTAACGCGGATGACGAGCGCCTGGTGGGGATCTTCTATGATGGTGGATATGCCGGGAATGCCAAGACTGCACATCCCGATGCGGTCAGGAAATTCCTCGCCTATCTCGCCACTCCGGAATTCGGTCAGAAATTTGCAAACGAACTCGGCAATATCTCGCCGATCAAGGGTGTCACGTTCGACAACCCGCTGCTGCAGCAGGTGGCGCAACTCAACGAGCATTCGGTACCCTACGTCATGCTGACCAACTTCCGCTACAAGGAGCCGTCAGGTTCGGTGCTGTTGCAGGCCGAAGTGCAGCGAATGCTGGCGGGAGAGAGTGATCCGGCCCAGGTCGGCAAGGCCGTCACCGAAGGTATCGCGCTGTATCACGAACCTTTCCGCAAGTAA
- a CDS encoding sugar ABC transporter permease gives MTRNASTAAPPDRTSPFRLTGRGIWITFLLVPPLVVMSLFVIYPIVSALTYAFYDWNGLRREGFIGFGNFYTILFEEPYASTTLNAFKHNIIVFVSLMIVQNGAGFVLAYALWRELPGARIHRISVFLPVVLSTVIIGYLWKLFFHPIFGVVNKSLTAIGLGSLAQPWLGQSETALAALIFVNAWAWVGFPTLVFLAGLQRIPAEILDAARMETDSEWVVVKKIVWPMIAPSTTVVFILLFIGSFNWFELPYIMAGLDGSPFGSTDVLGLVFYRTAFGNQSAGGQDFGLGSALAVLMFLFIAVIATFWTLHLRKRELEV, from the coding sequence ATGACCCGAAACGCTTCAACGGCAGCGCCACCAGACCGTACATCGCCATTCCGTCTGACCGGTAGAGGTATCTGGATCACCTTCCTGCTCGTTCCGCCGCTGGTCGTGATGAGCCTGTTCGTGATCTATCCGATCGTTTCCGCGCTTACCTATGCATTCTATGACTGGAATGGTCTACGGCGGGAAGGCTTTATCGGGTTCGGTAATTTCTACACTATTTTGTTTGAAGAGCCCTATGCGAGCACCACGCTCAATGCGTTCAAGCACAACATCATCGTGTTCGTGTCGCTGATGATCGTGCAGAACGGCGCCGGCTTCGTCCTGGCCTATGCCTTGTGGCGGGAGTTGCCGGGTGCCCGCATTCACAGGATATCGGTATTCCTTCCTGTGGTTCTTTCGACCGTCATTATCGGCTATCTCTGGAAACTGTTCTTCCACCCGATTTTCGGTGTGGTGAACAAGTCACTGACAGCCATCGGCCTCGGCAGCCTGGCCCAGCCATGGTTGGGCCAGAGCGAAACAGCCCTGGCGGCTCTCATCTTCGTCAATGCCTGGGCCTGGGTGGGATTCCCCACGCTGGTCTTTCTGGCGGGCCTGCAACGTATTCCCGCAGAGATACTTGACGCTGCGCGCATGGAGACCGACAGCGAATGGGTTGTCGTGAAGAAGATCGTCTGGCCGATGATTGCTCCCTCCACAACCGTGGTCTTCATTCTGTTGTTCATCGGCTCGTTCAACTGGTTCGAGCTGCCCTACATCATGGCCGGTCTTGACGGCTCGCCGTTCGGCTCCACCGACGTGCTCGGGCTCGTGTTCTACCGGACCGCGTTCGGCAACCAGTCCGCGGGCGGGCAGGATTTCGGTCTCGGCTCGGCCCTGGCCGTGCTCATGTTCCTGTTCATCGCCGTCATTGCCACCTTCTGGACGCTGCATCTGCGCAAACGGGAGCTCGAAGTATGA